In the Gossypium arboreum isolate Shixiya-1 chromosome 10, ASM2569848v2, whole genome shotgun sequence genome, one interval contains:
- the LOC108489235 gene encoding probable LRR receptor-like serine/threonine-protein kinase IRK, whose product MNMKNLSNLLLFWVVLLLVPSFPVRSLSPSLNDDVLGLIVFKADIQDPSQKLSSWNEDDDTPCNWFGVKCNPRSSRVTELNLDGFTLSGRIGRGLLQLKFLRKLSLARNNLSGTISPNLAKLESLRIIDLSENSLSGFIPDDFFKQCGSLRSISLANNRFSGKIPGSLGSCATLADINLSWNQLSGSLPAGIWGLNGLRSLDLSGNLLEGEIPKGIEALNNLRSINLSKNRFTGQVPDGIGSCLLLRSIDLSLNLLSGSVPSTIQKLSLCSYLNLSMNSFVGEVPEWIGEMKNLETLDFSMNKFSGQVPESIGSLKLLKVLNFSANGLNGSLPASMENNVNLLALDFSQNLMNGDLPGWILKSGLNEVSLSENKLGVNLSNPISASPRTPLQKIQVLDLSHNSFSGELTYDIGVLSSLQFLNLSRNSLIGPVPGTVGELKALDVLDLSHNQLNGSIPMEIGGAFYLKDLRLNANFLGGKIPTSIENCTLLSTLIISQNNLSGPIPAEIGKLNNLENVDLSYNNLAGTLPKQLANLPHLLSFNISHNNLQGELPAGAFFNTISPTAVSGNPSLCGSAVNKSCPAVLPKPIVLNPNSSSDSISEELPTTVGHKRIILSISALIAIGAAAVIVVGVIAITVLNLRVRSSTSRSAAALTFSAGDDFSHSPTTDANSGKLVMFSGEPDFSTGAHALFTKDCELGRGGFGAVYRTVLRDGRSVAIKKLTVSSLVKSQEEFEREVKKLGKIQHSNLVALEGYYWTPSLQLLIYEFVSGGSLYKHLHEGSVGNYLSWNDRFSIILGTAKSLAHLHQSNIIHYNLKSSNVLIDGSGEPKLGDYGLARLLPMLDRYVLSSKIQSALGYMAPEFACRTVKINEKCDVYGFGVLVLEVVTGKRPVEYMEDDVVVLCDMVRGALEEGRVEECVDGRLQGKFPAEEAIPVMKLGLICTSQVPSNRPDMGEVVNILELIRCPSEGQEDLG is encoded by the exons ATGAACATGAAAAATCTGTCAAATTTACTGTTATTTTGGGTGGTTCTTTTGCTTGTTCCTTCTTTCCCGGTAAGATCTTTAAGCCCATCTTTGAACGATGATGTTTTGGGACTAATAGTTTTCAAAGCAGACATTCAAGATCCAAGCCAAAAGCTTTCGTCTTGGAATGAAGATGACGACACTCCTTGTAACTGGTTTGGTGTCAAATGTAACCCAAGGTCGAGCCGTGTTACCGAGCTCAACCTTGACGGGTTCACTCTTTCGGGTCGGATCGGTCGTGGTCTTTTGCAGCTCAAGTTCTTGAGGAAGCTTTCTTTAGCGAGAAACAATCTCAGTGGGACTATAAGCCCCAACTTGGCAAAGCTTGAAAGTCTGAGAATCATTGACTTGAGTGAGAATTCTCTTTCGGGTTTTATCCCTGATGACTTTTTCAAACAATGTGGTTCTTTGAGGTCCATTTCTTTAGCTAATAACCGGTTCTCGGGTAAGATTCCTGGGAGTTTAGGCTCTTGCGCTACTCTTGCTGATATTAACTTGTCCTGGAATCAGCTTTCAGGGTCTTTGCCTGCTGGGATTTGGGGTTTGAATGGTTTAAGGTCATTGGATTTGTCTGGTAACTTGTTGGAAGGAGAGATTCCTAAAGGGATTGAGGCTTTGAATAATTTGAGGTCCATTAACTTGAGTAAGAATAGGTTCACTGGGCAGGTTCCTGATGGGATTGGGAGTTGTTTATTGTTGAGGTCAATTGATCTTAGCCTGAATTTACTTTCAGGGTCAGTTCCAAGCACAATACAAAAGCTTAGCCTGTGTAGTTATCTGAATTTGAGTATGAATTCTTTTGTTGGTGAGGTCCCTGAATGGATAGGAGAAATGAAAAATCTTGAGACTTTGGATTTCTCTATGAATAAGTTTTCTGGTCAAGTTCCTGAGTCTATAGGAAGCCTTAAGTTGTTGAAGGTGTTAAATTTCTCTGCTAATGGTTTAAATGGAAGTTTGCCTGCATCTATGGAAAACAATGTGAATCTTTTGGCGTTGGATTTTAGCCAGAATTTGATGAACGGTGATCTTCCTGGATGGATTCTCAAGTCGGGTCTGAATGAAGTCTCTCTTTCAGAGAATAAGCTTGGTGTAAATTTAAGCAATCCCATTTCAGCTTCACCAAGAACCCCACTTCAAAAGATTCAAGTCTTGGATTTATCTCACAATTCGTTTTCTGGAGAATTAACATACGATATTGGGGTTTTAAGCAGCTTGCAGTTCTTGAACCTGTCGAGGAACTCTCTCATTGGGCCTGTTCCAGGAACTGTTGGAGAATTGAAGGCTTTGGATGTTCTTGATTTGAGTCATAATCAGCTTAATGGAAGCATTCCTATGGAAATTGGAGGAGCTTTCTACTTGAAGGATCTGAGGCTCAATGCTAATTTCCTAGGTGGAAAAATTCCTACATCAATTGAGAACTGCACCTTGCTATCAACTTT GATCATATCACAAAACAACCTGAGTGGCCCAATACCTGCTGAAATTGGAAAACTGAACAACCTAGAAAACGTGGACCTGTCTTACAACAACCTTGCTGGAACCCTACCCAAGCAGTTGGCCAATCTACCCCACCTCTTATCCTTCAATATTTCCCACAACAATTTACAGGGAGAACTGCCTGCTGGTGCATTTTTTAACACCATATCGCCCACGGCTGTCTCTGGGAATCCATCACTTTGTGGCTCTGCAGTTAACAAATCTTGCCCTGCTGTTCTTCCTAAACCCATTGTGTTAAATCCTAACTCCTCTTCTGATTCCATTTCCGAGGAATTGCCTACGACTGTCGGTCATAAGAGGATAATTCTCAGTATCTCTGCCCTAATTGCTATTGGTGCAGCTGCTGTAATTGTTGTCGGAGTCATTGCCATCACTGTTCTTAATCTCCGTGTCAGGTCATCAACATCCCGGTCTGCAGCCGCCCTTACTTTTTCTGCTGGGGATGACTTTAGCCATTCCCCTACTACGGACGCCAATTCTGGCAAACTTGTCATGTTTTCTGGCGAGCCTGACTTCAGCACAGGTGCACATGCTCTTTTCACTAAGGACTGTGAACTTGGGCGTGGTGGTTTTGGAGCTGTGTATAGAACAGTTTTGCGAGATGGGCGCTCAGTGGCAATCAAGAAGCTCACGGTATCAAGTCTTGTCAAATCCCAAGAAGAATTTGAAAGGGAAGTgaaaaaacttgggaaaatacagCACTCAAATCTTGTTGCTCTTGAAGGCTATTACTGGACACCGTCACTGCAGCTTCTCATTTATGAATTTGTTTCTGGTGGAAGTCTGTACAAACACCTTCATGAAGGATCGGTTGGAAATTATCTTTCTTGGAATGACAGGTTCAGTATCATTCTAGGGACAGCGAAAAGCTTGGCTCACTTGCACCAATCTAACATTATTCATTACAATCTAAAGTCAAGCAATGTCCTTATTGATGGCTCAGGTGAACCTAAACTTGGAGATTATGGCCTAGCAAGGTTGCTCCCTATGCTAGATCGCTATGTTTTAAGTAGCAAGATTCAGAGTGCACTTGGCTACATGGCCCCTGAATTTGCCTGCCGAACAGTGAAAATAAACGAGAAATGTGATGTGTATGGATTTGGTGTTTTGGTTTTGGAAGTGGTTACCGGGAAGAGGCCTGTTGAGTACATGGAAGATGATGTGGTGGTGCTTTGTGACATGGTCCGAGGAGCATTGGAAGAAGGCAGGGTGGAGGAATGCGTCGATGGAAGGCTGCAAGGAAAATTCCCAGCCGAGGAGGCAATTCCAGTGATGAAACTAGGCTTAATCTGCACGTCACAAGTACCATCGAACCGTCCGGATATGGGAGAGGTAGTTAACATATTGGAATTGATCAGATGCCCCTCAGAAGGCCAGGAAGATTTGGGATGA